In Chloroflexota bacterium, a single window of DNA contains:
- a CDS encoding CCA tRNA nucleotidyltransferase, protein MRCSPLPFVHDELLKRIIDLLRSQPMPCYIAGGYVREWLLGQPGKDVDIVVAGAAIPLARRIANRTGGAFYVLDEETEAARIVYRTPSELTVDLAAMRGADIIADLQMRDFTINAMAVDVRECNAEQPHIFDPCGGQADLATRILRATSEQAFQQDAVRLLRALRFAATLGLRIEPQTESWLRRDAPLIVRPSAERIRQELALIMAASDAAQHLRRMEELGLMQGILPEVIALKGVTQSEPHIHEVYEHTLVTVAEAERLSAWPGAHLEADEQEFLSPFAAELEAHFAPVICEGRTRATLFKFAALFHDLGKPETRTVELGGRIRTLGHEDVGAEMAKEVLTRLKFSVQEIRLVHTIVKHHMRPSWLLKQPSITRKAIYHFFRDTGDAGVDVLILALADQLATRGEALRTSQKEHWLRYLQLVNLMLQHYFHHPCEVVSPPPLVTGDDVMSLLGLPPGPEVGRLLEEVRLAQAEGLVRTREEAVEMLQSVAARMANDQMTNDRVMRS, encoded by the coding sequence ATGAGGTGTAGCCCATTGCCGTTTGTGCACGATGAATTGCTGAAACGCATTATAGATTTGTTGCGCAGCCAGCCCATGCCGTGTTACATTGCAGGGGGGTACGTGCGCGAATGGCTCCTGGGTCAGCCAGGCAAGGACGTAGACATTGTGGTGGCCGGGGCAGCCATTCCCCTCGCCCGACGCATTGCGAACAGAACCGGTGGCGCATTCTATGTGCTCGATGAGGAGACGGAAGCCGCGCGCATTGTCTATCGCACGCCTTCCGAACTGACGGTTGATCTGGCTGCGATGCGCGGTGCGGACATCATCGCTGACCTGCAGATGCGCGACTTTACCATCAATGCCATGGCGGTGGACGTGCGCGAATGCAATGCCGAGCAGCCCCATATCTTCGACCCCTGTGGTGGGCAAGCTGACCTGGCCACCCGCATTCTGAGGGCAACCAGCGAGCAGGCTTTTCAGCAGGATGCTGTGCGCCTGCTCCGCGCGTTGCGTTTTGCCGCCACGCTGGGCTTGCGCATCGAGCCGCAGACGGAATCCTGGCTGCGCCGCGATGCCCCGTTGATTGTCCGTCCTTCGGCAGAGCGGATCCGCCAGGAACTGGCGCTCATCATGGCTGCTTCGGATGCAGCGCAGCATTTGCGCCGAATGGAAGAGTTGGGCTTGATGCAGGGCATCTTGCCGGAAGTGATTGCGCTCAAGGGAGTAACACAATCCGAGCCGCATATCCACGAGGTGTACGAGCACACGCTGGTCACAGTTGCCGAGGCAGAGCGGCTAAGTGCATGGCCGGGTGCCCATCTTGAGGCGGATGAGCAGGAGTTCCTCAGCCCCTTTGCCGCGGAGTTGGAGGCGCATTTTGCCCCCGTTATCTGCGAAGGACGCACGCGCGCAACGCTGTTCAAGTTTGCTGCTCTTTTCCACGACCTAGGCAAGCCTGAAACCCGCACGGTGGAGCTGGGTGGGCGCATCCGCACTCTAGGACACGAAGATGTTGGAGCGGAGATGGCCAAGGAAGTGCTCACTCGCCTCAAGTTCTCCGTCCAGGAGATCCGTCTGGTACACACGATTGTCAAGCACCACATGCGTCCAAGTTGGCTGCTGAAGCAGCCCTCCATCACGCGCAAGGCGATTTACCACTTCTTTCGCGATACGGGCGATGCCGGTGTTGACGTGTTGATCCTCGCTTTGGCGGACCAATTGGCTACGCGTGGCGAGGCGCTGCGGACAAGCCAGAAGGAGCACTGGCTGAGGTATCTGCAACTGGTGAACTTGATGCTGCAGCATTATTTCCACCATCCATGCGAGGTTGTGTCTCCCCCACCACTAGTGACAGGCGACGACGTGATGTCCTTGCTAGGTCTGCCGCCAGGACCGGAGGTAGGGCGTCTGCTGGAGGAGGTGCGCCTCGCACAGGCAGAAGGGCTGGTGCGCACGAGGGAAGAGGCGGTGGAGATGCTGCAGAGCGTTGCGGCTCGAATGGCCAATGACCAAATGACTAATGACCGAGTAATGAGGAGTTAG
- a CDS encoding AbrB family transcriptional regulator encodes MHILVLLSVGLAGAIVARRIRMPGGTFLGAMIATGVLSLLAPDSQPLPEGFRSIALVLLGISIGASVDRAALFSLRRVLPLAAALIAVLIAASIGLGWIVYTHFTQDISAATILLGIMPGGASGLSAAALDLGAEASIVASLHSVRQFIVFGLLPLLLRWFAQSGRNKHN; translated from the coding sequence ATGCACATCCTCGTCTTGTTGAGCGTTGGACTTGCTGGTGCCATCGTAGCGCGGCGTATTAGGATGCCTGGCGGCACATTCCTCGGCGCGATGATCGCCACCGGCGTCTTGAGCCTCCTTGCTCCCGATTCCCAGCCCCTTCCCGAGGGTTTTCGCTCCATCGCCCTCGTGTTATTGGGCATCAGCATCGGCGCATCGGTGGATCGTGCAGCTCTGTTCAGTCTGCGCCGTGTGCTGCCTTTGGCGGCAGCGCTGATTGCCGTCCTGATCGCTGCGTCCATCGGTCTGGGGTGGATCGTCTATACCCATTTTACTCAAGACATCTCCGCTGCAACGATTCTCCTTGGCATCATGCCGGGCGGAGCCAGCGGCTTGTCTGCGGCCGCCCTTGACCTGGGCGCGGAGGCATCCATCGTGGCCTCGCTGCACTCGGTGCGCCAGTTTATCGTCTTTGGATTGTTGCCTTTGCTCCTGCGTTGGTTCGCCCAATCAGGAAGGAACAAACACAACTGA
- the pdxA gene encoding 4-hydroxythreonine-4-phosphate dehydrogenase PdxA, which translates to MGDPAGVGPEVTVAALAEQELYHLCRPLVIGDARVLTRAAELRRLPLIVRPVAKVSEARFAYGTVDVLDLANVELERLQIGQVSALAGKAAVEYVIKAVQLAQAGEVDAIATGPLNKEAINLGGYSYIGHTELLNDLTHTARTNTMLVAGNLRVTHVTRHVPLSEVASLITKERVLETIVVTAEGLRQFGLERPRLAVAALNPHGGEGGLLGREEMEQIAPAVAEAQRMGIDAQGPYPADSVFFRAIAGEFDSVVAMYHDQGHIPVKTHDFEGSFTVTLGLPIVRTSVDHGTAFDIAWKGLASPRSMIAAIKAAAGMQTLRV; encoded by the coding sequence ATGGGCGATCCGGCAGGGGTGGGGCCGGAGGTGACCGTTGCGGCATTGGCTGAACAAGAGCTCTACCACCTGTGCCGCCCGCTGGTGATTGGTGACGCACGGGTGCTGACTAGGGCCGCTGAACTGCGCAGACTGCCGCTGATCGTGCGCCCGGTGGCCAAGGTGTCCGAGGCACGCTTTGCCTACGGCACGGTGGACGTGCTCGACCTGGCCAACGTCGAACTGGAGCGCCTGCAAATCGGCCAGGTCTCGGCGCTGGCAGGCAAGGCGGCAGTGGAGTACGTCATCAAGGCGGTGCAACTGGCACAAGCCGGTGAAGTGGACGCCATTGCCACCGGTCCGCTGAACAAGGAAGCGATCAACCTGGGCGGGTACTCCTACATCGGGCACACCGAACTGCTCAACGACCTGACCCACACCGCCCGCACCAATACCATGCTCGTCGCGGGCAACCTGCGCGTGACGCATGTTACGCGGCACGTGCCGCTGAGCGAGGTGGCTAGCCTCATCACCAAGGAGCGCGTGCTGGAGACGATCGTGGTAACGGCGGAGGGCTTGCGTCAGTTCGGGCTGGAGCGTCCGCGACTGGCTGTGGCGGCGCTGAACCCGCATGGCGGCGAAGGGGGCCTGCTGGGACGAGAGGAGATGGAGCAGATCGCGCCAGCGGTGGCGGAAGCGCAGCGCATGGGCATTGACGCGCAAGGGCCTTACCCTGCGGACTCCGTCTTTTTCCGCGCCATCGCCGGCGAGTTCGATTCCGTAGTGGCCATGTACCATGACCAGGGGCACATCCCCGTGAAAACGCACGATTTCGAGGGCAGTTTCACCGTAACCCTAGGCTTGCCCATTGTGCGCACCTCCGTGGACCACGGCACAGCCTTCGACATCGCCTGGAAGGGACTGGCCAGCCCGCGCAGCATGATCGCGGCCATCAAGGCCGCCGCAGGAATGCAGACCCTTAGGGTTTAA
- a CDS encoding L-lactate permease gives MPTIANTLPPPSILLDALLASLPILAVLVLMLRYRWGGAQAGAIGWVLTQLIALLFFGASPSVLFYAQLKGILLTIYVLYIIWAALLFYRVTDEAGLVRAIGYWLPRLTPDRALQALLLGWIFSSFLQGVGGFGVPVAVIAPLLVGLGFSPTTAVVIPSVGHGWAVTFGSLGASFYALIAATGRNGSELAPPAALFLGLACFWCGASVLWAAGGKRTLRSGLLPLLAIGLTMSISLFLVVARGLWALGSTIATLLGLGVAVAWSRWRQSNEAATRSADNPPTAGNASAIIPPGWALLPYLLLIAIVLAANLLTPVSDFLGQVVIRFDFPELTTARGWVTPAGPGRTIDIFGHAGALLVYASFISYVVLRWRGYLTPAAMPRILRGVINGALRSSLGIAAMVGMAATMEHAGMTYLLASGIARVAGSAFPMVAPFIGALGAFMTGSNTNSNVVFGSLQQQIALLTHISPVIILAAQTSGAAIGSIFAPAKIIVGCSTVKLGGKEGAVLADIMRYGLLMLAFLALLTTVAVYALSAM, from the coding sequence ATGCCTACTATCGCAAATACGCTACCTCCACCATCCATACTCCTGGACGCATTGCTGGCCAGCCTGCCCATCCTGGCCGTCCTCGTCCTGATGCTCCGCTATCGTTGGGGCGGGGCACAGGCTGGAGCAATTGGCTGGGTCTTGACCCAACTCATCGCCTTGCTCTTCTTCGGCGCTAGTCCATCCGTCTTGTTCTACGCCCAATTGAAGGGCATACTTCTGACCATCTACGTGCTGTACATCATCTGGGCGGCGCTCCTCTTCTACCGCGTGACCGACGAAGCTGGCTTGGTGCGCGCTATCGGTTACTGGCTGCCTCGCCTGACCCCAGACCGAGCGCTGCAGGCGCTACTGCTAGGCTGGATCTTCAGTTCCTTTCTCCAAGGCGTGGGCGGCTTTGGCGTGCCCGTAGCCGTCATTGCGCCACTGCTGGTAGGCTTGGGGTTCTCACCTACAACTGCCGTGGTCATCCCATCCGTCGGACACGGCTGGGCCGTCACCTTCGGCTCGCTTGGTGCTTCGTTCTATGCCTTGATTGCCGCCACCGGACGCAACGGCAGCGAACTAGCGCCACCCGCGGCACTGTTCCTCGGGTTGGCTTGCTTTTGGTGTGGCGCAAGCGTATTGTGGGCGGCAGGAGGGAAACGCACCCTCCGTAGTGGCTTGCTTCCGCTGCTGGCCATCGGATTGACCATGTCCATCTCGCTTTTCCTCGTCGTAGCGCGTGGATTGTGGGCTTTGGGCAGCACCATCGCTACCTTGCTCGGATTGGGAGTAGCCGTCGCCTGGTCGCGCTGGCGTCAGAGCAACGAGGCAGCCACTCGCAGCGCTGACAATCCTCCTACAGCAGGAAACGCCAGCGCCATCATACCACCTGGCTGGGCACTGCTCCCTTACCTCTTGCTCATTGCCATCGTATTGGCAGCCAACCTGCTCACGCCGGTAAGCGATTTCCTGGGGCAGGTAGTTATTCGCTTCGACTTCCCAGAACTAACTACTGCGCGCGGCTGGGTCACGCCCGCAGGCCCTGGTCGCACCATTGACATCTTCGGCCATGCAGGCGCGCTGCTGGTGTACGCTTCCTTCATCAGTTATGTCGTGTTGCGCTGGCGAGGCTATCTAACTCCTGCAGCCATGCCACGCATCCTGCGCGGCGTCATCAACGGAGCACTGCGCTCCAGCCTGGGCATCGCTGCCATGGTCGGCATGGCCGCCACCATGGAACATGCCGGCATGACCTACCTCTTGGCCAGCGGGATCGCACGGGTAGCAGGGAGCGCTTTCCCCATGGTTGCCCCGTTCATTGGCGCACTGGGCGCTTTCATGACCGGCTCCAATACGAACTCCAACGTAGTCTTCGGCAGCCTGCAGCAACAGATCGCTCTCCTGACGCATATCAGCCCAGTGATTATCCTGGCTGCGCAGACCTCTGGCGCCGCCATCGGCTCTATCTTCGCTCCCGCCAAGATCATCGTCGGATGCAGCACGGTAAAGCTGGGCGGCAAAGAGGGTGCCGTTTTGGCAGACATCATGCGCTATGGGCTGCTCATGCTCGCCTTTCTGGCTCTGCTGACCACTGTCGCAGTCTATGCCTTGTCAGCCATGTAG
- a CDS encoding alkaline phosphatase family protein: MRTIHRWLTRIAAFLFDALAVVTGFYYSKKYTATLKRLGLRPESDNADQPGIIIVQIDGLSYDHLLQALADGRLPYVRRMIKRGDVALSRWRCGLPSTTPAAQAGIMFGNNEGIPAFRWYDKQRSASLVCKLPGTVASLQSQLAQNPGILTQGVSYVNIFDGGAANSLFTLSTLQPRHLFAGVQGLGFIALFLLNPIRALRILYLVLKEYFTDALQRLSSRLKGQPYLPFIGIFPLLRIFSNVIFREIVTFAVLVDIYRGVPAIYATYYGYDELAHHFGIHSIATHQALRDVDGCIKQIDRLRRVGLSRPYALFVLSDHGLTPSVPFEERYGQSLGQYIAQQTGQEVVLVEHAGGEEQYLAQTRYLLDELKTIEDNLSPAAARVARRIRLLVRRRLSLPNSELPAWNVQRRHDVVVKSSGSLAHVYFNIASQPLDLSEVSAAFPDLVIKLLEHEGIWLVVAREREQVLIMSQQGILTYDASGMPYIEGENPLLRLPEPWHAAEQIRRIACFPQSGDLILFGNYDPEKDLVICFERQRASHGGVGGAQDYPFILYPRYLNWDLSAVQNARDLYPLFARQRNLMPGKGIESDYLELSTAASGQKQRDEHVCTV; this comes from the coding sequence ATGAGAACGATCCATCGCTGGTTGACGCGCATAGCGGCTTTTCTGTTCGATGCTCTTGCCGTTGTCACGGGCTTTTACTATTCCAAGAAATACACTGCCACCTTGAAACGGCTTGGGCTGCGACCGGAAAGCGACAACGCCGACCAGCCCGGGATCATCATCGTGCAAATAGACGGCCTGTCCTATGACCATCTCCTGCAAGCGCTGGCGGATGGGCGTCTCCCTTACGTACGGCGCATGATCAAGCGCGGCGATGTCGCCCTATCCCGCTGGCGCTGCGGCCTGCCCAGCACTACCCCAGCAGCCCAGGCCGGCATCATGTTTGGCAACAACGAGGGCATTCCTGCCTTCCGCTGGTACGACAAACAACGCAGCGCCTCCTTGGTCTGCAAATTGCCTGGCACAGTGGCATCCCTGCAGAGCCAACTAGCACAAAATCCCGGCATCTTGACCCAAGGTGTAAGTTATGTCAATATCTTCGACGGGGGCGCTGCCAACTCTTTGTTCACCCTGAGCACCTTGCAACCGCGCCATCTGTTTGCTGGCGTGCAGGGGCTTGGCTTCATCGCACTCTTCCTGTTGAACCCCATCCGTGCCTTGCGCATCCTCTACCTAGTGCTGAAGGAATACTTCACCGATGCCTTGCAGCGGCTGTCCTCCCGCCTCAAGGGGCAGCCCTACCTGCCGTTCATTGGCATTTTCCCTTTGCTGCGCATCTTCAGCAACGTTATCTTCCGCGAAATCGTGACCTTCGCTGTGCTGGTGGACATTTACCGCGGTGTGCCGGCCATCTACGCCACCTACTACGGCTATGACGAATTGGCTCACCACTTTGGTATCCATTCCATTGCCACTCACCAAGCCCTGCGCGATGTGGACGGTTGCATCAAGCAGATAGACCGTCTGCGTCGGGTTGGCCTCAGCCGACCCTACGCCCTTTTCGTCCTCAGCGACCATGGCCTCACGCCATCGGTGCCCTTCGAGGAACGCTATGGGCAAAGCCTTGGGCAATACATTGCCCAGCAAACTGGCCAGGAGGTCGTGCTGGTGGAGCATGCCGGCGGCGAGGAACAGTACCTAGCCCAGACGCGCTACTTGCTCGACGAACTGAAGACGATCGAGGACAACCTCTCGCCAGCCGCAGCCCGCGTGGCACGCCGTATCCGCCTTCTGGTTCGGCGCCGCCTGTCCCTGCCCAACAGCGAGTTGCCCGCTTGGAATGTGCAGCGCCGTCACGATGTGGTGGTCAAATCCTCGGGCTCGCTAGCCCACGTGTACTTCAACATCGCCAGCCAGCCCCTCGACCTGAGCGAGGTTTCAGCCGCATTCCCCGATCTGGTCATCAAGTTGCTCGAACACGAGGGCATCTGGTTGGTAGTGGCAAGGGAGCGCGAACAGGTCTTGATCATGAGCCAGCAGGGCATCCTCACGTACGATGCGTCAGGAATGCCTTATATAGAAGGCGAGAACCCCCTGCTGAGACTGCCTGAGCCGTGGCATGCTGCTGAGCAGATACGGCGTATCGCCTGTTTCCCGCAAAGTGGGGACTTGATCCTCTTCGGCAACTATGACCCGGAGAAGGACCTCGTCATCTGCTTCGAAAGACAACGGGCCTCGCATGGCGGTGTAGGCGGCGCACAGGATTATCCCTTCATTCTCTATCCACGTTACCTTAACTGGGACCTGTCCGCCGTGCAGAATGCACGCGATTTGTATCCCCTCTTTGCCAGGCAACGCAATCTCATGCCTGGCAAAGGGATAGAAAGCGATTATTTGGAATTAAGCACTGCCGCGAGTGGACAAAAACAAAGGGACGAGCATGTATGCACAGTTTGA
- a CDS encoding glycosyltransferase family 9 protein — MRVLVLRPGALGDMLLTLPALQALQAHFPEAVIEVMGNGSVLQWLVGRSVVQAASSFDREDLTTLFQPDALPSPSLQRYLDQFDFILSYATPPEHVFALNLMRLARGRVMAWDARPGRDVSMHISAYLQQPLRELGVAVSDDMPRLVLTEEDRQAAAQWWQEHGLGERAAVAIHPGSGSAAKNWPAEHFAALARHLRDERGMPILLVSGPADKAAVAEVEQGLGGQGYILLYELPLPLLAAVLARCRAYVGNDSGISHLAAAVGTHVVAIFGPTDATVWAPRGASVRVVCAAVPCAPCTAEQRRSCPRQVCLEGVSVEAVLEALGDNAVLSRLR, encoded by the coding sequence ATGCGCGTTCTGGTGCTGCGCCCAGGGGCATTGGGAGATATGCTGTTGACCTTGCCTGCGCTGCAAGCGTTACAAGCGCACTTCCCCGAGGCGGTTATCGAGGTGATGGGCAATGGGTCGGTGCTGCAATGGCTGGTTGGGCGCAGCGTGGTGCAAGCGGCGTCTTCCTTCGACCGCGAGGATTTGACCACGCTCTTTCAACCGGATGCACTGCCCAGCCCAAGCCTGCAGCGTTATCTCGACCAGTTCGATTTCATCCTCTCGTATGCGACTCCGCCAGAGCATGTCTTTGCCCTCAACCTGATGCGCCTGGCGCGGGGCAGGGTGATGGCGTGGGATGCCCGTCCGGGACGGGATGTGTCCATGCACATAAGTGCCTACTTGCAGCAACCGCTCCGGGAACTAGGCGTGGCCGTGAGCGACGACATGCCTCGCCTGGTGCTGACAGAGGAGGATCGCCAGGCAGCCGCGCAATGGTGGCAGGAGCATGGACTAGGCGAGCGGGCGGCTGTGGCGATCCATCCTGGGAGCGGAAGCGCGGCGAAGAACTGGCCGGCGGAGCACTTTGCAGCGCTAGCGCGGCATCTGCGCGATGAGCGGGGAATGCCAATCCTGCTGGTGAGCGGCCCGGCGGACAAGGCTGCGGTGGCGGAGGTGGAGCAAGGCTTGGGTGGACAAGGGTATATCCTGCTGTACGAGTTGCCTTTGCCCCTTCTGGCGGCGGTTCTGGCGCGTTGCCGGGCTTACGTGGGGAACGACTCCGGCATCAGCCACCTAGCCGCAGCGGTGGGCACGCATGTGGTGGCGATTTTTGGACCCACGGATGCAACGGTCTGGGCGCCGCGCGGCGCCTCGGTGCGGGTGGTGTGCGCTGCTGTACCCTGCGCACCATGCACGGCGGAGCAGCGGCGCAGTTGCCCGCGGCAGGTATGTCTGGAGGGGGTGTCCGTAGAGGCAGTGTTGGAGGCGCTGGGGGATAATGCTGTACTTTCAAGGCTGCGCTAA
- a CDS encoding AbrB family transcriptional regulator produces the protein MKNAFYFLAIGLAGALAADWLGIPAGLLIGAMLAIAIVKLAGFDLGKVPFIYDEGGKILLGTVIGATFNRRVLLQLGTLLPSAIAATLAMIAIGLVLGWLLARTTQLDTATGLFSLTPGGIAEMVAVAQEIGAGATIVATLQFLRLSSVVILAPVIIHWFFS, from the coding sequence ATGAAAAACGCATTCTACTTCCTCGCCATTGGATTGGCCGGCGCCCTGGCCGCGGACTGGCTGGGCATCCCGGCCGGATTGCTCATCGGAGCCATGCTGGCCATCGCGATAGTCAAGCTGGCCGGCTTCGATCTGGGCAAAGTGCCTTTTATCTACGACGAAGGCGGCAAGATACTGCTCGGCACGGTCATCGGCGCCACGTTCAACCGTCGGGTGCTGCTGCAACTGGGAACCCTGCTGCCCTCAGCCATTGCCGCCACCCTAGCCATGATCGCCATTGGCCTCGTCCTCGGCTGGCTGCTCGCCAGGACCACCCAACTGGATACGGCCACAGGCTTGTTCAGCCTGACCCCGGGCGGCATTGCGGAGATGGTCGCCGTAGCGCAGGAAATCGGCGCAGGTGCCACTATCGTCGCTACGCTGCAATTCCTGCGCCTATCGAGCGTGGTCATCCTGGCGCCTGTCATCATCCACTGGTTCTTCTCCTGA
- the tsaA gene encoding tRNA (N6-threonylcarbamoyladenosine(37)-N6)-methyltransferase TrmO, giving the protein MYAQFEPIGVIQNEFLDHVPEGWESALHRIIISEKWAPALDGIEAFSHLYVLFWLHDLKGEVSLHVHPQGRQDLPAVGLFATRTPYRPNPIGLQVVELISREGNVLTVRGLDALNDSPVLDIKPYLPRGDSIPEAKTPAWLKKLWPDH; this is encoded by the coding sequence ATGTATGCACAGTTTGAACCAATCGGCGTAATCCAGAATGAGTTCCTAGACCACGTGCCAGAGGGTTGGGAGAGCGCTTTGCACCGCATCATCATATCGGAGAAATGGGCACCAGCTCTGGACGGTATCGAGGCGTTCTCGCATCTCTACGTTCTCTTCTGGCTGCACGACCTCAAGGGCGAGGTGTCCTTACATGTCCATCCACAGGGTCGGCAAGACCTACCGGCTGTGGGGCTCTTCGCCACGCGCACCCCTTATCGTCCCAATCCCATTGGCTTACAGGTCGTTGAGCTTATCTCCCGCGAGGGCAATGTGCTCACTGTGCGCGGGCTGGACGCACTCAACGACAGCCCCGTGCTGGACATCAAGCCCTACCTGCCGCGTGGCGATAGCATCCCCGAAGCCAAAACTCCTGCCTGGCTCAAAAAACTATGGCCTGACCACTAA
- a CDS encoding CPBP family intramembrane metalloprotease, translating to MSEFHSEQQINKSPWHFLQLPWTWRDIVGAIVLGVVAVLGLLLFLLLGLVFYQKAMGISRPSQPLAFLTVLAEAGLLLPVWLFGVRKYRLSWREIGLRQFDLSRSFGLGCIFLLISFAVNFTWALFLSLFTLRVQPDVLPAFGKGIAGLILALLAGGVVAPIVEEIFFRGCLFAGLYRLVGLRRAAVLSAALFALVHVLPTSWPPIFVLGLLLALLYEQTGSIWPAVIVHSTMNTLAFLASYLAQWITG from the coding sequence TTGAGCGAATTCCATAGCGAACAGCAAATCAATAAATCCCCATGGCACTTCCTTCAATTACCCTGGACCTGGCGCGACATCGTCGGAGCTATTGTCCTGGGCGTTGTTGCCGTCCTTGGTCTGCTGCTGTTCCTGCTGCTGGGATTGGTCTTCTACCAAAAAGCCATGGGCATCTCTCGGCCCTCGCAGCCCCTTGCCTTTCTCACCGTGCTGGCCGAAGCGGGTTTGCTGCTGCCCGTCTGGTTGTTCGGTGTGCGCAAATACCGCCTGTCCTGGCGTGAGATTGGGCTGCGCCAGTTCGACCTGTCGCGTAGTTTCGGCCTGGGTTGCATCTTCCTGCTTATCTCCTTCGCGGTCAACTTCACCTGGGCGTTGTTCCTCTCGCTCTTCACATTGCGCGTCCAACCCGACGTACTGCCCGCGTTTGGCAAGGGCATCGCGGGGTTGATCCTAGCGCTGCTGGCAGGCGGGGTGGTGGCACCCATCGTAGAAGAGATCTTCTTCCGCGGCTGCCTCTTTGCTGGACTGTACCGCCTCGTTGGACTGCGCCGTGCTGCTGTGCTCAGCGCTGCGCTCTTCGCCTTGGTACATGTCCTGCCCACTTCCTGGCCACCCATCTTCGTGCTGGGGCTGCTCCTTGCCCTGCTCTACGAACAGACTGGCTCCATTTGGCCCGCCGTGATCGTACACAGCACCATGAACACCCTGGCTTTCCTGGCTTCCTACCTCGCCCAATGGATAACCGGTTAA
- a CDS encoding NUDIX domain-containing protein encodes MRVQVLEQHREYDGFFKLERVVLRFERFDGRMSEPIQRIVFERGDSAAVLLYDKERDVVVLVEQFRYPAYMREMPEGCLLEIVAGTIDHGRSPEDVARSELLEEAGYALKELEYITTFYPSPGACSERIHLYIGYITSGAQVGTGGGVGAGEDIRVHVLPLDQALDLVDRGIIRDAKTIIALQHLALHRDRK; translated from the coding sequence ATGCGCGTGCAAGTGCTGGAACAGCATCGCGAATATGACGGCTTTTTCAAATTGGAGCGCGTGGTGTTGCGCTTTGAGCGCTTTGATGGGCGCATGAGCGAACCGATACAGCGCATCGTCTTCGAGCGCGGCGATTCGGCGGCGGTCTTGCTGTATGATAAAGAGCGCGATGTTGTGGTTCTGGTGGAGCAGTTTCGCTATCCAGCCTACATGCGGGAAATGCCCGAGGGGTGCTTATTGGAGATCGTGGCGGGCACGATAGACCATGGGCGCAGTCCGGAGGACGTAGCGCGCAGCGAGTTGCTGGAAGAGGCGGGCTATGCGCTAAAGGAACTGGAGTATATCACGACCTTTTATCCCAGCCCAGGAGCCTGTTCGGAACGCATTCATCTCTATATCGGATACATCACCTCCGGCGCGCAAGTTGGGACTGGGGGAGGAGTTGGGGCAGGAGAAGACATCCGTGTGCATGTGCTGCCTTTGGATCAAGCCTTGGATTTGGTGGACAGGGGGATCATCCGAGACGCGAAGACGATCATCGCGTTGCAACATCTTGCCTTGCATAGGGACAGGAAATGA
- a CDS encoding 2-oxoacid:acceptor oxidoreductase family protein, with amino-acid sequence MSKRYGIQLAGEGGQGVVLAAVILAEAAAIHEGKNVAQSASYGPEARGGLTESEVIISDEEIDYPRIVEADLLLAMSQKACDKYFPFLKKGGLLLVDSVNVERVPTADAWQVPITKIAEEATGKSVAANMVALGLIVGLTGVVSIEAIEAAVTARAPRGSEEMNVKALRAGLAFVRERQKTSDRE; translated from the coding sequence ATGAGCAAGCGGTACGGGATTCAACTGGCAGGCGAAGGGGGGCAGGGCGTAGTCCTGGCTGCAGTCATCTTGGCTGAGGCTGCGGCCATACACGAAGGCAAGAACGTGGCTCAATCGGCTTCGTACGGACCGGAGGCGCGCGGTGGCCTGACCGAGTCCGAGGTGATCATCAGCGATGAGGAAATTGATTACCCGCGCATTGTCGAAGCGGATTTGTTGTTGGCCATGAGCCAGAAAGCTTGCGATAAATATTTCCCTTTCCTAAAGAAAGGTGGGCTCTTGCTTGTGGATTCTGTGAATGTGGAGCGCGTGCCAACGGCGGATGCTTGGCAGGTGCCCATCACCAAGATAGCTGAAGAAGCCACCGGGAAATCCGTTGCCGCGAACATGGTCGCACTGGGATTGATCGTGGGGTTGACTGGCGTGGTATCTATAGAGGCGATTGAGGCGGCGGTAACGGCAAGGGCGCCTAGAGGCAGTGAAGAGATGAACGTGAAAGCCCTGCGCGCAGGCCTGGCGTTTGTCAGGGAAAGGCAAAAAACCTCAGACAGGGAGTAG